From the Treponema sp. J25 genome, one window contains:
- a CDS encoding substrate-binding domain-containing protein: MKRLLIISLFVFGFLSLLTLSFSISLMLGLGLRDSLIDSQNPRYHFSVYLPDAENSFFASIKKGMEKGAGEYHVAISYHSINPVKLELQYASYTGVDGIIVCPYLDDAFAKAQIEKISSRAIPVVLINHMIAPDQPWPYVGPNSFDMGKKIGSRLRTVDGPLIPAIVYSEKSPGIYAERELLEMGLTLAVGNRLTHPVYRLYTTTNPLDAERIVYRLSREHPSVNILIFTDARDTIAATQALIDMNLVGKVRIIGFGEEDAILDFIQKGVIEATIIINPEKIGYEAIRSLYELKAGGYTSTSVDTGIELVGGVRK, from the coding sequence GTGAAACGGCTTTTAATTATTTCTTTATTTGTTTTTGGTTTTCTTTCGCTTCTCACCCTTTCATTTTCTATCAGTTTAATGTTGGGTCTGGGACTTCGAGATTCCCTTATCGATTCCCAGAACCCTCGGTATCATTTTTCGGTATACTTACCTGATGCGGAAAACTCTTTTTTTGCTTCTATCAAGAAAGGAATGGAAAAGGGGGCTGGCGAATACCATGTGGCCATTTCGTATCATTCTATCAATCCCGTAAAGCTTGAACTGCAATATGCTTCTTATACCGGGGTAGATGGAATAATAGTGTGCCCTTATCTTGATGATGCCTTTGCAAAAGCCCAGATCGAAAAAATTTCAAGCCGGGCTATCCCGGTGGTTTTGATTAATCACATGATTGCCCCTGATCAGCCCTGGCCCTATGTAGGGCCAAACAGTTTTGATATGGGCAAAAAAATAGGCTCCCGCCTGAGAACGGTAGACGGCCCCCTGATACCAGCCATTGTGTATAGCGAGAAATCTCCGGGGATTTACGCGGAACGGGAATTGTTAGAGATGGGGCTTACCCTTGCGGTAGGGAATCGGCTCACTCATCCGGTGTACCGTTTGTATACTACCACAAACCCCCTGGATGCGGAACGGATCGTGTATCGTTTAAGTCGGGAACATCCTTCCGTTAATATTCTCATATTTACGGATGCTCGGGATACGATAGCGGCTACCCAGGCCCTGATAGACATGAATTTAGTGGGCAAAGTGCGAATTATTGGTTTTGGAGAAGAAGATGCGATTCTTGATTTTATTCAAAAAGGGGTCATAGAAGCTACGATAATAATCAATCCTGAAAAAATAGGATACGAAGCTATCCGTTCCCTTTATGAATTAAAAGCAGGGGGATATACCTCTACCTCGGTGGATACCGGGATAGAACTTGTTGGCGGAGTTCGTAAATGA
- a CDS encoding histidine kinase, with translation MKKGVGNSFRVQMVISVFGVFALLVVSTTYILFSTIRIQSIIEESFEKERYLKSIQEALQKYQGPLLEYLSSRSSNALAQHLIESQNLKDRLPDNFPILKDPGALRERELYILIQSYLELAEKAVELKRGRNIEAYITLYDELSNLLTYINNEIERINSERFRNQIDQFGIYINHSRNILQWNLLFIICISLFSISLLLRSVEKMTAPMVHLSAMASELSSGNFAIEDIKMSSIHEIDRVVAAFNQMKHEIGHYIEEIKLQETIKQEYLQERMRNLKMQELLRRMEIYTLQSQMNPHFLFNTLNTGVQLAIIEGAERTSEFMENLALLFRHNIKNKESLVPLRYEIEGLQYYFYILKIRFSHTLHLVLDYPEDILDAYKVPVSILQPLVENSIVHAFKSKEDQKEIIVRVEKDADYIILNVIDNGCGMSEDTIYKLLHPLPIEESSTRIMGLENVIQRLRFYYPEEPEVISIKSSPGEGTHITIKIPRGKEPCIEY, from the coding sequence ATGAAAAAGGGAGTGGGTAATTCCTTTAGGGTTCAGATGGTTATCAGCGTTTTTGGTGTTTTTGCGCTTTTAGTGGTTTCTACTACCTATATTTTATTTTCTACTATTCGTATTCAGTCAATCATCGAAGAAAGTTTTGAAAAAGAACGGTACTTAAAATCAATCCAGGAGGCCCTACAAAAGTACCAGGGACCGCTTTTAGAATATTTATCCAGCAGGTCTTCCAATGCCTTAGCGCAGCATCTTATAGAATCGCAGAATCTTAAGGATCGCTTACCCGACAATTTCCCTATTCTGAAAGATCCGGGGGCTTTGCGAGAACGGGAATTATATATACTTATCCAATCATACCTGGAGCTTGCCGAAAAAGCGGTGGAATTAAAACGGGGAAGGAACATCGAAGCCTATATCACCCTGTATGATGAGTTATCAAATCTTCTCACCTATATTAATAATGAAATAGAACGAATTAATTCTGAGCGTTTTAGAAATCAAATTGATCAGTTTGGGATTTACATAAATCATTCTCGCAATATTTTACAATGGAATTTGCTTTTTATTATTTGTATTTCACTCTTTTCGATTTCTTTGTTGTTGCGATCGGTGGAAAAAATGACCGCCCCGATGGTGCACCTTTCTGCTATGGCCAGTGAGCTTTCATCAGGGAATTTTGCTATTGAAGATATCAAGATGAGTTCGATCCATGAGATAGACCGGGTGGTGGCTGCCTTTAACCAGATGAAACATGAAATTGGCCATTACATCGAAGAAATTAAGTTGCAGGAAACGATAAAGCAGGAGTATTTACAGGAACGAATGCGGAACTTAAAAATGCAGGAACTCCTTCGCAGAATGGAAATTTATACCCTTCAATCTCAGATGAATCCCCACTTTCTGTTTAATACCCTGAACACGGGGGTGCAGCTGGCTATTATCGAGGGAGCCGAACGGACCAGTGAATTTATGGAGAATTTGGCGCTCCTGTTTCGTCATAACATTAAAAACAAGGAGAGTCTTGTTCCTTTACGCTATGAAATAGAGGGATTACAATATTATTTTTATATACTTAAAATTCGTTTTTCTCATACGCTGCACCTGGTTCTTGATTACCCGGAAGATATTCTTGATGCCTATAAAGTGCCTGTTTCAATATTACAACCCTTGGTGGAAAATAGCATAGTTCATGCCTTTAAGAGTAAGGAAGATCAAAAGGAAATTATTGTCCGGGTAGAAAAAGATGCGGATTATATAATCCTTAACGTGATTGATAATGGGTGCGGTATGTCAGAGGATACCATCTATAAGCTTTTACATCCACTTCCAATCGAAGAATCTTCTACTCGTATTATGGGGCTTGAAAATGTTATCCAACGTCTTCGTTTTTATTACCCTGAAGAACCGGAAGTTATTTCTATTAAAAGTAGTCCCGGAGAAGGTACCCATATCACCATAAAAATCCCGAGAGGAAAAGAGCCATGTATCGAGTATTAA
- a CDS encoding helix-turn-helix domain-containing protein, whose translation MYRVLIVDDEEPVLESFSMLLEKESPAFAVAGKARTGYEALRLIHELRPDVVFMDINIPGIDGIKVIEEVHLVVPETVFILSTAYERFDLAQRALPLGVFAYLVKPISRKIFQQTLDAVRHHLEKRQNQGMQKNINLLERQFMSEIIWKPMKEEEWEHYKELFSLVSEKGFVGIVEIEKSANEIGEKIIQKLLIHHRCLFIIQTHRLVFLVPESVDLALFKREFIRILEELEVDSLLMYGIGNVYSGPEIYKSCAEALEEIRKNKKNKDVFMKERIKFLEIRRKIGIAPLEEIQGLVSDLWVEINSAYPFDVAKAKIASFFTLLIDDCSSVFKGQEDIVVPFFPVEEIMKIQDDREWYQWSALSVPKLYHCFSLNRKVHFPLPLVKALNYINEHFTEPLQLSSVAEEVQVSPAYLSRLFSDFLQSNFVDYVTQLRMDRAETLLKTTALSIKEIAFQVGYQDPNYFSKIFKKIKGVSPSTFGREEQENKQNVE comes from the coding sequence ATGTATCGAGTATTAATTGTGGATGACGAGGAACCCGTCCTGGAAAGTTTTTCCATGCTGTTGGAAAAAGAGTCTCCTGCTTTTGCTGTAGCAGGAAAAGCCAGGACAGGATACGAAGCGCTTCGTCTTATCCATGAATTACGGCCTGATGTGGTTTTCATGGATATTAATATTCCAGGTATTGATGGGATTAAAGTAATTGAAGAAGTCCACCTGGTGGTGCCTGAAACGGTTTTTATTCTTTCTACGGCCTATGAACGTTTTGATCTTGCCCAGCGAGCTTTACCGTTGGGGGTTTTTGCATACCTTGTAAAACCGATTTCCAGAAAAATTTTTCAACAAACCCTTGATGCGGTAAGGCACCATCTGGAAAAGCGACAGAATCAAGGTATGCAAAAAAATATCAATCTCTTAGAACGCCAGTTTATGTCAGAAATAATCTGGAAACCCATGAAAGAAGAAGAATGGGAACATTATAAAGAGCTTTTTAGTCTGGTGTCGGAAAAGGGTTTTGTTGGTATTGTAGAAATTGAAAAGTCGGCTAATGAAATAGGTGAAAAGATAATTCAAAAATTATTAATCCACCATCGTTGTTTATTTATTATTCAGACCCATCGACTTGTTTTTCTTGTGCCTGAGTCAGTAGATCTTGCTCTTTTTAAAAGGGAATTCATTCGAATTTTAGAAGAGCTTGAGGTAGATTCCCTTCTGATGTATGGGATCGGTAACGTATACTCGGGCCCAGAAATTTACAAATCCTGTGCCGAGGCTCTGGAAGAGATTCGAAAAAATAAAAAAAACAAAGATGTTTTCATGAAAGAAAGAATAAAATTTCTAGAGATTCGCAGAAAAATAGGTATTGCTCCTCTGGAAGAAATTCAAGGATTGGTTTCTGATTTATGGGTAGAAATAAATTCTGCCTATCCTTTTGATGTGGCAAAAGCAAAAATAGCTTCGTTTTTTACTCTTCTTATTGATGATTGCAGCAGCGTTTTTAAAGGACAAGAAGATATAGTTGTTCCCTTTTTTCCTGTAGAAGAGATAATGAAGATTCAAGATGATAGGGAATGGTACCAATGGAGCGCCCTTTCGGTGCCAAAATTGTATCATTGTTTTTCTTTAAACCGTAAGGTACATTTTCCGCTTCCTTTAGTTAAGGCACTCAATTATATTAATGAGCATTTTACCGAGCCGCTCCAATTATCCTCTGTGGCAGAAGAAGTACAGGTTTCTCCTGCGTATTTAAGCCGTCTTTTTTCAGACTTTCTTCAATCTAATTTTGTGGATTATGTAACCCAGTTACGGATGGATCGGGCGGAAACACTTTTAAAAACCACTGCTTTAAGTATTAAAGAGATTGCTTTTCAGGTTGGTTATCAGGACCCTAATTATTTCAGTAAAATTTTTAAGAAAATCAAGGGTGTTTCACCGTCTACGTTTGGGAGGGAAGAGCAAGAAAACAAACAAAATGTGGAATGA
- a CDS encoding substrate-binding domain-containing protein, with protein MKQCRWLWKIGVTVLLVVSLVISCDKQKDHNKEKKLVIGFSVATDTFILERWNKDVKIFSGAARDLGADVIVQLSAGGTKEQIAQIKYLIQRRINALVVIAHDMEMIAGVIKQAKDEGIPVIAYDRMILGIPIDAYVSFDNVEVGRLFARALTRAVPRGNYLIVNGSVRDNNSYLVNQGVYEILNPFIKTGQIKIVRDIWLDEWSYDEALEKIGKVFEETTSIDAVSCGNDQIASAAIQNLAERRLAGKVAVVGQDADLISCQRVVEGTQLMTVYKPIARLASRAAYLAVSLAKKEIPSPPDTYMDNKSGTPIPSYIEKPIAVYKHNMDETVIRDGFHSSSDVYRNIVEVKN; from the coding sequence ATGAAACAGTGTAGATGGCTTTGGAAGATTGGTGTGACCGTATTATTAGTAGTATCTCTGGTTATTTCTTGTGATAAACAAAAGGACCATAATAAAGAAAAAAAATTGGTAATAGGTTTTTCGGTTGCTACTGATACCTTTATCCTTGAACGCTGGAATAAGGATGTTAAAATATTTAGTGGGGCTGCGCGAGATTTAGGGGCAGATGTTATTGTGCAACTTTCTGCGGGAGGCACAAAAGAACAGATAGCCCAGATTAAATATCTTATTCAACGGCGCATCAATGCCCTGGTGGTGATCGCCCACGACATGGAAATGATAGCAGGGGTTATAAAACAGGCAAAGGATGAGGGGATTCCGGTGATTGCCTATGACCGGATGATTTTAGGAATACCCATAGATGCCTATGTATCCTTTGATAATGTGGAGGTAGGTCGTTTATTTGCCCGAGCCCTGACTCGAGCAGTTCCTCGAGGAAATTATCTCATTGTCAATGGATCGGTGCGGGATAATAATAGTTATCTTGTGAATCAGGGTGTTTACGAAATTCTTAATCCCTTTATAAAGACGGGCCAGATAAAGATTGTACGGGATATCTGGCTTGATGAATGGAGTTATGATGAGGCCCTGGAAAAAATCGGCAAAGTCTTTGAGGAAACCACCAGTATTGATGCAGTTTCCTGTGGAAACGACCAGATTGCCAGTGCGGCTATCCAGAATCTGGCAGAGCGCCGCCTGGCAGGAAAGGTGGCAGTGGTGGGCCAGGATGCGGACCTTATTTCCTGTCAGCGGGTGGTGGAGGGTACCCAGCTTATGACGGTGTATAAACCTATTGCCCGGCTTGCAAGCCGGGCGGCCTATCTTGCGGTATCCCTGGCAAAGAAAGAAATTCCCTCTCCACCGGATACCTATATGGATAATAAAAGCGGAACTCCAATCCCTTCGTACATAGAAAAACCTATCGCGGTATATAAACACAATATGGATGAAACGGTCATAAGAGATGGATTTCATTCTAGTTCTGATGTGTATCGAAATATCGTAGAAGTAAAAAATTGA
- a CDS encoding sugar-binding protein, with protein sequence MKKFVALLGILLLGGSMVFASGSQQGSGTGGGAPLIGIAMPETHVERWQKDGADLKAFAEAKGYRAVVTYGDADQSKQNQQIQDMLTKGAKLLIIGNINEGVISVVADAAREKVPVIAYDRLILGSGDYEYYITFDNFKVGVLQGKALEKALNLASATKDKPKIITLFAGSPTDNNSKMFFDGAMSVLKPYVEKGVLQIVGPAPLSSADTANFTRITTENWRADIAKARMENLLNNDAKNVVLDGILAPNDTLARAIIEACSSDAKYAGGKLPVVTGQDGELASIKYIKDGKQYMTVFKDTRMLAKAAIELADAILKGQTPNIPGARLDTTTYNTGKKAVKSYLLEPVEVTKENYKKIMIDSGYYKASDIE encoded by the coding sequence ATGAAAAAATTTGTAGCCCTACTAGGGATCCTCCTATTAGGAGGATCGATGGTGTTTGCGTCCGGGTCCCAACAAGGATCTGGAACAGGGGGGGGTGCTCCCCTAATTGGTATTGCTATGCCAGAAACCCATGTGGAACGGTGGCAAAAGGATGGGGCTGATCTTAAGGCCTTCGCTGAAGCAAAAGGGTATCGGGCAGTAGTTACCTATGGCGATGCGGACCAGAGCAAGCAGAATCAACAAATCCAGGATATGCTTACCAAAGGGGCAAAGCTCCTGATCATCGGTAATATCAATGAAGGGGTTATTTCGGTAGTAGCCGATGCGGCCCGGGAAAAGGTCCCTGTCATTGCCTATGACCGCCTTATTCTGGGGTCGGGAGATTATGAGTATTACATTACCTTTGATAACTTTAAGGTTGGTGTTCTTCAAGGGAAGGCTCTGGAAAAGGCATTGAATCTTGCCTCTGCTACAAAAGACAAGCCGAAGATTATCACCCTCTTTGCAGGATCTCCGACGGATAACAACTCGAAAATGTTCTTTGATGGGGCCATGAGTGTGCTTAAACCCTATGTAGAGAAGGGAGTACTCCAGATCGTCGGACCTGCGCCCTTAAGTTCTGCTGATACGGCTAACTTTACCCGGATTACCACCGAAAACTGGCGGGCCGATATTGCCAAGGCTCGGATGGAAAACCTGCTTAATAATGATGCCAAGAATGTGGTATTGGATGGTATTCTTGCCCCCAACGATACCCTTGCTCGGGCAATCATCGAAGCCTGTTCTTCCGATGCAAAGTATGCGGGCGGCAAGTTGCCGGTGGTAACTGGCCAGGATGGAGAACTTGCCTCTATCAAGTACATTAAAGATGGTAAGCAGTACATGACGGTCTTTAAAGACACTCGTATGTTAGCCAAGGCTGCCATCGAATTGGCCGATGCGATCCTCAAGGGCCAGACCCCCAATATCCCCGGTGCCCGGTTGGATACCACTACCTATAATACTGGGAAGAAAGCTGTAAAATCTTACCTGCTCGAACCAGTGGAGGTGACCAAAGAAAATTACAAGAAAATAATGATCGATAGTGGATATTACAAGGCTTCGGATATTGAATAA
- a CDS encoding ATP-binding cassette domain-containing protein produces the protein MSDYILEIKNLTKDFPGVRALDNVSLKVKRGEIHSICGENGAGKSTLMSVISGVYPKGSYEGKVFFKGTETHYHSVKDSERDGLAIIHQELALSPYLSIYENIFLGHMKTRFGIINWNKYIKESRRYLEQVGLHENPATIVSKMGVGKQQLVEIARALSKKVELLILDEPTSSLNDEESEKLLQLIKQLKTQGITCIMISHKLNEVLEIADTVTVLRDGKSISTYDVKQDQLTESRLIRDMVGRDLTTRFPEREHKVGEIVMEVKNWSVYHPDYHSIKVVDSASFYVRKGEIVAFCGPMGAGRTELMMSLYGQSYGSRSEGELYLFGKKVELRSPREAIQAGLGYVSEDRKNLGLILIQDVKSNISISSLPKLSRFGVVNSHEEISAAEHYKEELRIKTPSIMQLTRNLSGGNQQKVALSKCLLADPEIFIVDEPTRGIDVGAKSEIYHILTDIVQKGKSIILVTSELPEAIGLADRIYVMNEGCIKGMLTREEATQEKIMHIALLN, from the coding sequence ATGAGTGATTATATATTAGAGATTAAGAATCTGACAAAAGACTTTCCCGGCGTACGGGCGCTGGATAACGTAAGTTTAAAAGTAAAACGAGGAGAAATTCATTCTATCTGTGGAGAAAACGGGGCAGGAAAATCCACGTTAATGAGTGTTATTAGTGGAGTATATCCCAAAGGAAGCTATGAAGGGAAAGTTTTTTTTAAAGGGACCGAAACCCACTATCATAGTGTAAAAGACAGCGAACGGGATGGACTTGCTATCATTCATCAAGAATTGGCCTTAAGCCCCTATCTTTCCATTTACGAAAACATTTTTCTTGGACACATGAAAACCCGTTTTGGAATTATTAATTGGAATAAATATATTAAGGAGTCTCGTCGTTATCTTGAGCAGGTTGGCTTACATGAAAATCCGGCAACTATTGTTAGTAAGATGGGTGTGGGAAAACAGCAGCTTGTAGAGATTGCCCGGGCCCTTTCCAAGAAAGTAGAACTTTTAATTCTAGATGAACCCACTTCCTCTTTAAATGACGAAGAGAGTGAAAAGCTGCTTCAATTAATCAAGCAATTAAAAACGCAGGGTATTACCTGCATTATGATATCTCACAAGCTGAATGAAGTATTAGAGATAGCCGACACGGTTACCGTTTTACGGGATGGTAAATCTATTTCTACCTATGACGTGAAGCAGGATCAGCTTACTGAATCACGGTTAATCCGTGATATGGTGGGGAGGGATCTCACCACCCGTTTCCCGGAACGGGAGCATAAGGTCGGTGAAATAGTGATGGAAGTAAAAAACTGGTCTGTGTATCACCCCGACTATCACAGTATTAAAGTGGTGGATTCGGCTTCTTTTTATGTGCGAAAAGGTGAAATTGTGGCCTTTTGTGGACCCATGGGGGCAGGCCGTACCGAACTGATGATGAGCCTTTATGGCCAATCGTATGGGTCCCGATCAGAAGGAGAATTATACCTTTTTGGGAAAAAAGTGGAACTCCGTTCGCCCCGGGAAGCAATCCAGGCAGGTCTGGGATATGTTTCGGAGGATAGAAAAAATCTGGGTCTTATTCTTATTCAGGATGTAAAAAGTAATATATCTATTTCGAGTTTGCCCAAATTGTCCCGTTTTGGGGTTGTAAACAGCCATGAGGAAATATCGGCAGCGGAGCACTACAAAGAGGAGTTACGAATTAAAACTCCTTCGATCATGCAATTGACGCGGAATCTTTCAGGAGGAAACCAGCAAAAGGTGGCGCTAAGTAAATGCCTTCTGGCGGATCCTGAAATATTTATTGTCGATGAACCAACCCGGGGAATCGATGTAGGGGCTAAATCGGAAATTTATCATATCCTCACTGATATTGTTCAGAAAGGTAAAAGTATAATTCTTGTTACCTCCGAATTGCCTGAAGCGATAGGACTTGCAGATCGAATCTACGTTATGAATGAGGGATGTATTAAAGGGATGCTTACTCGGGAAGAGGCAACCCAGGAAAAAATCATGCATATTGCATTGCTTAACTAA
- the mmsB gene encoding multiple monosaccharide ABC transporter permease yields MAQGTVRSMNLRNMIKQNIRNYSMVMMLAVIMIAFAFLTDGVNLNSRNFTNIIIQNSYILLLAVGMILVIIVGNIDLSVGSVVAFIGAISAMLYNSGIGLFWTVLLSIIVGLLIGVFQGAWIAYAKIPAFIVTLAGMMLFRGLTYIITNVSPIAIKDDEFKQLASGMVNIDALTVNNVYYTAIVVGAVVYLLYILSEIIGRRSKIKYGFEVPPIGVFLFKIIIIGLLIMGLSQRFSTYRGIPTVVLVLGVTILLFSFITNNTVIGRYIYAVGGNARSAKLSGINSELVVFVVHVIMGGICGLAAVIFTGYMNSALPQAGVNFELDAISACFIGGASTSGGIGTVIGAIVGGLVMAAINNGMSLMNIQAPWQYVVKALVLLLAVYYDIYTRRKTGLG; encoded by the coding sequence ATGGCACAGGGAACAGTTCGAAGTATGAATCTTCGCAACATGATCAAACAGAATATTCGAAATTACTCGATGGTTATGATGCTGGCGGTCATAATGATTGCCTTTGCATTTTTAACCGATGGGGTCAATCTTAATTCCCGGAATTTCACCAATATTATTATTCAAAATAGTTATATTTTGCTTCTTGCGGTAGGAATGATCCTTGTGATAATCGTGGGCAATATTGATCTCTCGGTTGGCTCGGTGGTGGCTTTTATTGGCGCGATCAGTGCCATGTTGTATAACAGTGGTATTGGTCTTTTCTGGACGGTGCTGCTGAGTATCATAGTAGGCCTTTTGATTGGGGTGTTTCAGGGAGCCTGGATTGCTTATGCAAAAATCCCTGCCTTTATTGTAACCCTTGCAGGCATGATGCTTTTCCGAGGGCTCACCTATATTATCACCAATGTAAGCCCTATCGCTATAAAGGATGATGAATTTAAACAACTTGCCAGTGGAATGGTGAATATCGATGCTCTGACGGTAAATAATGTGTATTACACCGCTATTGTTGTGGGAGCAGTAGTGTACCTGTTGTACATCCTGTCGGAGATTATTGGGCGACGCAGCAAAATTAAATACGGATTCGAAGTTCCTCCTATAGGAGTGTTTCTTTTTAAAATTATCATTATTGGCCTTTTGATAATGGGGCTGAGTCAACGTTTTTCTACCTATCGGGGCATCCCCACAGTAGTGCTTGTTCTGGGAGTAACAATTCTTCTTTTTAGTTTTATTACCAATAATACCGTTATTGGACGATACATTTATGCGGTGGGTGGTAATGCCCGTTCGGCCAAACTTTCGGGGATAAATTCGGAACTGGTCGTTTTTGTGGTTCATGTTATCATGGGGGGGATTTGTGGTCTTGCGGCGGTTATCTTTACCGGGTATATGAACTCTGCATTGCCCCAGGCGGGCGTAAACTTTGAATTGGATGCCATATCGGCCTGCTTTATCGGTGGGGCCTCTACATCGGGTGGTATCGGTACGGTTATAGGGGCTATTGTAGGTGGTTTAGTTATGGCCGCCATTAACAATGGGATGTCCCTCATGAATATTCAAGCTCCCTGGCAGTATGTGGTAAAAGCTCTCGTCTTGCTCCTGGCGGTCTACTATGATATTTATACTCGCCGAAAGACCGGCCTTGGATGA
- a CDS encoding transglutaminase domain-containing protein produces MNWKLFKKIFFFSSKLILLLALADLPLVFLAWYLKAQGPWFLPALSSVLITTLSLWITETKHLRIKTILSFLVFSIAFIWIGIFLILINVSRRSQAELWFDMVRQGQAEGFFSYFAVLLIGVLTHGSALLYVYTGPLSALSAFFTTAGLIAAILFNFPIGWFFAGIGTFITLTFIIMKKTKNPFYFFKRIFFSLLISFFPVLLILLSGNLFFLVKNPSPISIVDLTPLVYRYFPDLPLLLEIPGYGTSINSGEFPPRLILSPLPLYQIQGPANTELYLATHIYRSFSDEGWVPFYVTPSEASFRLLQEKPSVLRENSLLLKLTLTSDFFQVLPLPAEANGIYLTSEILKNLDKSETENQKFISRAQGFTQLLMSGGLLFPSPIKKHTEFYVMYTPTSNTLYHGIPAGYTVGKPEDFLEPLPDPQGIIRRLVQQWEHSSDSVQVVQEMTSFLKKNYIYSEETKGGPIIQTIERFLSEEKRGYCLHFASALVALARERGIPARLVEGYRIYLDEKGSGEIRGTNAHAWTEVFIDGQWLRFDPTPAQNLPEEVATQDSIHTNQYNTSEGTPSGKEQEWAPLYYLALFIVFLFALSSLVLWFRIRTTPFNQIRARARRFVKKARRYGIAGPDRLGWTGWLAALEEQQVPLPKEEIQQITQQMIAHTFGSPSSVVQKNPLFLLLAKVFKKKNSPNP; encoded by the coding sequence ATGAACTGGAAGCTTTTTAAGAAAATCTTTTTTTTCTCAAGCAAGCTAATACTTCTTTTGGCACTGGCGGACCTCCCTCTGGTATTCCTTGCCTGGTACCTTAAAGCGCAGGGCCCCTGGTTTTTACCAGCCCTTTCCAGTGTGCTGATAACAACCCTTTCTTTATGGATAACAGAAACAAAGCATTTACGCATTAAAACAATTCTCTCTTTTCTTGTCTTTTCTATCGCCTTTATCTGGATAGGTATTTTCTTAATTCTTATTAATGTTAGTCGCCGTTCCCAGGCAGAGTTATGGTTTGATATGGTTCGCCAGGGTCAGGCAGAAGGATTTTTTTCATATTTTGCGGTTCTCCTTATTGGGGTGCTTACTCACGGAAGTGCCCTTTTGTATGTTTACACGGGCCCACTATCAGCCTTGAGTGCTTTTTTCACTACCGCAGGTTTAATCGCAGCGATTCTCTTCAATTTTCCGATTGGGTGGTTTTTTGCTGGAATAGGAACTTTTATTACCCTCACCTTTATAATCATGAAAAAAACAAAAAATCCTTTTTATTTTTTCAAACGTATATTCTTTTCTTTACTTATTTCCTTTTTCCCCGTTCTTCTTATCTTACTAAGTGGAAATTTGTTCTTTCTTGTAAAAAACCCTTCTCCCATTTCTATTGTAGATCTTACCCCGCTGGTATATCGATATTTCCCGGATCTTCCCCTTCTTCTTGAAATACCAGGATATGGGACCTCTATAAACAGTGGAGAGTTTCCTCCCCGTCTTATTCTTTCTCCACTCCCGCTCTATCAAATACAAGGACCGGCAAACACGGAACTTTATCTTGCTACCCATATATACCGGAGTTTTTCCGATGAAGGCTGGGTTCCTTTTTATGTTACTCCATCAGAAGCTTCATTTCGGCTATTACAAGAGAAACCTTCTGTTCTCAGAGAAAATAGCCTCCTGTTAAAGCTAACATTAACCAGCGATTTTTTTCAGGTGCTCCCCCTTCCTGCAGAAGCTAACGGCATCTACCTCACCTCCGAAATTCTAAAGAATCTAGACAAAAGCGAAACAGAAAACCAGAAATTTATATCAAGGGCCCAGGGATTTACTCAGCTTCTTATGAGCGGGGGGCTTTTATTTCCTAGCCCCATTAAAAAACACACCGAATTTTACGTGATGTATACTCCCACATCAAATACCCTTTATCATGGCATACCAGCGGGCTATACTGTGGGGAAACCAGAAGATTTTCTGGAGCCCCTTCCCGACCCGCAAGGTATAATTCGGCGTCTTGTTCAACAATGGGAACATTCTTCTGATTCCGTACAGGTCGTTCAAGAGATGACCTCTTTTCTAAAGAAAAACTATATCTACTCGGAAGAAACCAAAGGGGGACCGATCATTCAAACGATCGAACGTTTTCTTTCCGAAGAAAAAAGGGGGTACTGTTTGCATTTCGCCAGTGCTCTCGTCGCCCTTGCCCGAGAACGGGGAATTCCCGCCCGTCTTGTGGAAGGTTATCGGATTTATCTTGACGAGAAGGGGTCTGGAGAGATTCGGGGAACAAATGCCCACGCATGGACCGAAGTATTCATTGATGGTCAGTGGCTTCGTTTTGATCCAACCCCTGCACAGAACCTTCCAGAAGAAGTAGCCACACAAGATAGCATTCACACAAACCAATACAACACTTCGGAGGGGACTCCTTCTGGTAAAGAACAAGAGTGGGCTCCTCTTTATTACCTAGCACTTTTCATAGTTTTTCTTTTTGCTTTGAGCAGCCTGGTCCTGTGGTTCCGGATCCGCACAACACCTTTTAACCAAATTCGAGCCAGAGCTCGTCGCTTCGTTAAAAAAGCCCGTCGATACGGAATCGCCGGTCCTGATCGCCTTGGCTGGACAGGCTGGCTTGCAGCACTCGAGGAACAGCAGGTTCCCCTCCCTAAAGAAGAAATCCAGCAGATTACCCAGCAGATGATAGCCCATACCTTTGGAAGCCCTTCCTCCGTGGTACAGAAAAACCCACTCTTTCTTCTATTAGCAAAAGTTTTTAAGAAGAAAAATTCTCCCAATCCCTAG